The Corallococcus soli DNA window CCTTCGCGTAGACGCGGCTGTCGGCGGGCACGGCCTCCAGCAGCGCGCGGGCCTCCTCGAAGCGCATGCGGCGCTGGGTGGCGGTGCCCACCAGGTAGTTGATCCGCGCCAGCACCTCCTTGGGCAGCGTGACCCACTGGTCGCGCACCTCGTCGGAGTAGGCCTGGTTGAGGATGCTGGGGATGAGGTTCTGCTCGTCCAGCCGCTGCTGCATGTCCACGAGCCCCTCGATGGCCTTGAGGTACGAGGGGTGCTTGGGGCCGGCGTTGACGATGGCGGCGTAGGAGATGAAGGCCGCGACGGGCAGCTCCTTCTTCGCGAAGGTCTGCGCCAGGTAGTACTCGGCCTTGCCCTTCAGGTCCGCGTCCTCCCCTTCGGCCAGCTGCGCGAAGAGGGGGGCGGCGGTGTCGAACTGGCCGGCGTTGAAGGCGGACAGCGCGCGGTTGTAGGCGCCCACGTCCTGCTGGGCGAAGGCCGCGGCCGGCACGACGAGGGGCCCGATAACGACGAGGAGTCGGAGCAGTCGGGACATGGTTAGAAGAGCATCGAGAAGCCAGCGTAGAAGCTGACGTTGTTGAGGACGTCCGACGAGGGCTCGGCCACCAGGTCGCGGCCGAGGATGATGTCCTCGCGGTAGTTCTTCTTCGTGTCCGGATCGACGCCGTCGAACTTGGCGACCTTGCAGCTGCTGCTCAACGCCAGGCCGTCGAAGGGCTGGTTCGCGGCCCGGGCGGCCTCCAGCGCCTCGAAGTCACCCAGGTTGCAGCCGTCCACCTTGTCCACGCGCGCGGTGTAGATGAGGTCGCGGACCTCCAGGCGGAGGGCGTAGGACTCGCCGAACTGCACGCGGAAGCCGCCGCCCACCTCGCCCAGGAACTTGTTGCCGGTGTCGCCGAAGCGCGCGGGCACGTCGTACGTCTGCCCGTCCACCTCGTTGGCCACCTTGGGGCGGATGAGGTGCCGCGTCTTGCCCACGCCCGCGCCGCCGGACAGCACCACGCTGAACTGCGCCAGCGAGTTGTTGAAGAAGGCGAACTTGCCGTAGAGCGGCGTCACCTCCACGCCCGCGTGCGCGCCCCACTGGAGCAGCAGCGAGGACGCGGCCTGCGCCTGCTCGCGCACCTTGTCGATGAGCTCCAGGTTGAAGTCGCTCTCGTCGGAGTACCAGTTGTACTGGCCGCCCACCTGGAGGGCGAAGTTCTCCTGCAGGTGGTAGACGTAGTGCAGCGCGGTGCCCACATGGTTGGTGAACTTGCCGTTCACCTGGACGACGCCAGGGTACAGCACCAGCTCGTGCTTGCCCTCGTCCGCGAAGCGCTTCTTCTGGACGATGTGGACGTTCACGTTCGGGTTGTAGAGCGGCGCGCCGTTCACCAGCCGCTGCTGCCGCGCGTCCGTCGTGCGCGGGGCCTCGCCGGTCTCCGGCGACTCCAGCACCGGGGCATCCGCCGGCACGGTGCCGGACGTGGGGCCCGGGGCGGGAGCGGGCGTGTCGCTCGCGTCGTCCGCGTCAGCGGGTTCGGTGCCGGGAGCCGCCGCGGGCGGCGCCGTCGGGCGCTCGGGGGCGGCCTGGGGCACCGCGGGCGCTTCCCGCTGGGTGCGCGAGCGCTCGGGAGGTTCGGCGGGTGAAGGGGTGGGAGCAGTCGTCTCCGGGCCCTGGGAGACGGGCGTCCCGGGGGCGGCCTGCGGCTGCGCCGGGGCGGCACCTTGCGCGAACGCGAGGGCTGGCACCGCGGCGACGAGGAGCGCGATGGAACGGAAGGGTCGCATAGGGAAGGGTCAGAACGAGAAGGTGTAGCCGAGGTCGAACTGCACCAGGTGCGTGAGGCCCGGGCTGCCGGCGGGCTCGCCGGTGGGATTGCCGGCCTCCCAGTCGTCGCGCAGCAGGTTCACGCGGTAGCTGTCCTTGAAGATCCAGTCGCGCAGCTCCAGCCGGATGCCGTGCCGCGCGTTGACGAAGAAGCGGAAGCCCAGCGCCGCGGACACCACCGGCGCCACGCGCGACTCCTTCACCCAGTAGTTCTCCGTGGCGCTGCCCCGGTCGTCCACGGCCGTGCGGTTGTCACAGACGCCCGCGGCCCGGTCCACCACCTGGGTGCACTGGATGACCGACTCGCGCTTGAGGTTGCCCAGCCCGCCGCCCACCCAGAGGTAGGTCTGGAAGTGCACCGGGACGTCCGCCACCAGGCTGATCTTCCCGTAGATGGGGGCCCACCGCGCGCCGATGACGCCGTGCAGGTTCATCCGCCACAGGTCCTCCAGCTCGTCCGTGACGCGCTTGTCCTCGCGATCCAGGAAGGACTCGGAGATGGAGCGCGCCAGGCCCGTGTGGCGGCTGGCGGCGTAGCCCGCGCGCGCCTCCAGCGCGAACGTGTCGAACAGGTTGTAGGCGAGGCCGACGTTGAAGAAGTAGTGCGCCGTCAGGTGCGTCTGCACCGGCAGGCCCACGGACAGGGACAGCTCCGGATGCCCCGCGGGCTTGTAGAGACGGTTGCGGACGACCGCGGAGTCCAGGACGCCGTCTTCCTGTGCGGCGGCGCCGAGCGCCGTCAGCGTGATGCACAGCGCTGCGAAGACGCGAAGCGTGCGTGCGTTCATATCTCCTGCCCGGCCCGGGGGTGGGCCGTTGGGTAGACCGGCGGCGCGTTCCGTCTGGCTGCGACGGCGAGGCCCCGGCGTGGGACAGCCATGTGAGCACGGCGCCCCTTCACCGCAAGCGGAACCCAACGACCGTCGGTAAAGTTTTCGCCCTTTGACCCCAGGGAGACCAGCACTCAACGTTTCAACGCACACCGCGCGGACCCGGTGCCGGAAACGACGAACGCCCCGCCCGGAACCCGAAGGTGCCGGAGGCGGGGCGTCGAAGGAGGGCGCGCGGTGAAGCGCGCCCGTACGTCAGCCGCGGGAGACTAGCGCGCGGCCTTGTGCGCGGCGCGCATCGCGACCTTGATGCTGGGGCGCACGATGACGATGCCGTCGTTGTGGCCGGCGACCGTGCCCTTGACGAGCACGAGGCCCTTCTCCACGTCCACGTCCACCACCGTCAGGTTCTGGGTGGTGTTGCGCTCGACGCCGTAGTGACCCGGCATCTTCTTGTTCGGGTACGTACGGCCGGGCGTCTTACGCTGACCGATGGCGCCCGGGTGACGCTGATACTCGTGCGTACCGTGCGTCTTCGTCTGCGAACCCTTGAAGCTCCAACGGCGCATGACGCCGGAGAAGCCGCGGCCCTTGGTGACGCCCGTGACGTCCACCAGCTCGCCCTTGGCGAACATGTCCGCCTTGACGGCGTCGCCCACGTTGAACGCGGCGGCCTCTTCGGCCGTGACGCGGAACTCACGCAGGTGCCGGCGCGGGGTCGCGCTGGCCTTCTTGAAGAAGCCGAGCTGCGGCTTGTTCAGGAGCTTCTCGCGGATCTCGCCGAAGCCCACGGTCACCGCGGAGTACTGATCCTTCTCCGGAGTGCGCTTGCCGACAACCAGACAGGTGTTGACGTCGATGACCGTCACCGGAACGAGGTTGCCCTCGTCGTTGAACACCTGGGTCATGCCGATCTTCTTGCCAATCAGACCCTTCACG harbors:
- the rplC gene encoding 50S ribosomal protein L3, with the protein product MKGLIGKKIGMTQVFNDEGNLVPVTVIDVNTCLVVGKRTPEKDQYSAVTVGFGEIREKLLNKPQLGFFKKASATPRRHLREFRVTAEEAAAFNVGDAVKADMFAKGELVDVTGVTKGRGFSGVMRRWSFKGSQTKTHGTHEYQRHPGAIGQRKTPGRTYPNKKMPGHYGVERNTTQNLTVVDVDVEKGLVLVKGTVAGHNDGIVIVRPSIKVAMRAAHKAAR
- a CDS encoding outer membrane beta-barrel domain-containing protein — translated: MRPFRSIALLVAAVPALAFAQGAAPAQPQAAPGTPVSQGPETTAPTPSPAEPPERSRTQREAPAVPQAAPERPTAPPAAAPGTEPADADDASDTPAPAPGPTSGTVPADAPVLESPETGEAPRTTDARQQRLVNGAPLYNPNVNVHIVQKKRFADEGKHELVLYPGVVQVNGKFTNHVGTALHYVYHLQENFALQVGGQYNWYSDESDFNLELIDKVREQAQAASSLLLQWGAHAGVEVTPLYGKFAFFNNSLAQFSVVLSGGAGVGKTRHLIRPKVANEVDGQTYDVPARFGDTGNKFLGEVGGGFRVQFGESYALRLEVRDLIYTARVDKVDGCNLGDFEALEAARAANQPFDGLALSSSCKVAKFDGVDPDTKKNYREDIILGRDLVAEPSSDVLNNVSFYAGFSMLF
- a CDS encoding outer membrane beta-barrel domain-containing protein, with protein sequence MNARTLRVFAALCITLTALGAAAQEDGVLDSAVVRNRLYKPAGHPELSLSVGLPVQTHLTAHYFFNVGLAYNLFDTFALEARAGYAASRHTGLARSISESFLDREDKRVTDELEDLWRMNLHGVIGARWAPIYGKISLVADVPVHFQTYLWVGGGLGNLKRESVIQCTQVVDRAAGVCDNRTAVDDRGSATENYWVKESRVAPVVSAALGFRFFVNARHGIRLELRDWIFKDSYRVNLLRDDWEAGNPTGEPAGSPGLTHLVQFDLGYTFSF